From Lactobacillus sp. PV012:
AAGGCATAGTGCGTTGTTGTTAGTACATCTAAATTAGTCATCAGCTAAGTAATTATTTCTTAAACTTTCTTCAATATCAGGAGTAATTTGGAGTGCAGTCCGAATATAATTTTGGATGCTTCCCCATCTTTCTTTCATCAAAAAAATCCCTGTATCCAAATATTCATTGGCAACACTACCCAAAGATCGAATAGCTGCTTGTAATTGGAAATTACCACCATTTGCAATTACCCTTTTAGTCATTTGAGCCCGGTAATCATCTAACATTAAATTTGAAAACAAATAGTCTTGTCGAATTATTTCTAAGTCTACTCCCAAAATAAATAGAAGATAAAATGTTACCAGTCCTGTTCGATCCTTGCCTTCAGAACAATGAAAAATAGTTGCTCCTGATTTATTTTCTGCTAAGGCTACTAAAACTTTATGAAAAGCTGCCTGAGCACCTTTATCTAGCACAGAACTCCGATATTGCAAACACATCTTTTTAAAGCCTGCATATTGATCTTCAGCATATTTAGAGCGCAACTGTGCTAACCGTTCTTCAACATCTGCATCCCCACGGGCAT
This genomic window contains:
- a CDS encoding tyrosine-protein phosphatase; the encoded protein is MIDPLILPLKKVPNARDLGNYSTQSGQRIKKQRLIRTGKLYKLPQSDVAFLEKYGVNQIIDLRSLREVKAEPDSKILAAKHLVIPIHARGDADVEERLAQLRSKYAEDQYAGFKKMCLQYRSSVLDKGAQAAFHKVLVALAENKSGATIFHCSEGKDRTGLVTFYLLFILGVDLEIIRQDYLFSNLMLDDYRAQMTKRVIANGGNFQLQAAIRSLGSVANEYLDTGIFLMKERWGSIQNYIRTALQITPDIEESLRNNYLADD